A window of Thermoproteus sp. genomic DNA:
GAGTTTCGCAAGCCTCTCGACGAACTCGGCGTCGGAGATGCCGAGCCTGCTCTTGACGTATTCCTTCACCGCCTTTATGGGCGCGTAGCCCGTAGGGCCCGCCGAATGTCTTATAGCGAGATCCAAGACTGCAACGAAGTCGAGGCCGTCCGGCCGCCTGCCCTCAAGCCTAGAAATTCTGTCCTCCAGCTCTAAAATCTTGCCGAGCACCAGCCCCCAATCTATTACATACCTCACGCCCCTGCCAGCCTGTTCGGGCCGCGCTCCAAGCCTATCGGCGAGCTCCTCGGCCGTGAGGCCGAGCCTCTTGGCGACCCTCTCTAGATCGCTCCGCCTGATATACAAGACCCCCTGCTCGGTTAGATTCACCGCTATCTCCACGTAGAGCCCCCTAGGCGCAATTTAAGTCGCCAGCAATTAAAAATAGTATTGTCTCTTCTCCGTGGCCGACCTCAGACTTCTAGTCGAAAAGGCCGTGTCGGCCGTCGAGTTGCGGGAGGAGGAGTTCGTGGCGCCTGTCCTCCGTAAGGCTGGCGTAAATCTGTTCGAGTTGTTGGTTGCCGTAATTTTGACGCAAAATACCTCCGACAGAAACGCCTTCCGTGCCTATTACAACTTAAAGGGCGCGGTAGGCGAGATAACGCCGCAAGCACTTCTGGCGCTGGGCGAAGAGAAGCTAGCGGAGCTCATAAGGCCTGCCGGCATGAATAGGATTAGGGCGAAGAACCTAATAGAGCTGTCGAGAAGAGTCCTAGACGTAGATCTAAATTCGATGAGGGACATGCCAGCGGACAAGGCGCGCGCCTTCCTTAAATCCCTGCCGGGAGTCGGCGATAAGACGGCAGATGTCATACTGGTCAATCTAGGTAAGCCGGCCTTCCCTGTCGACACGCACATAACTAGAATAGCTACGCGTTGGGGCATCGGCAAGAAATACGAAGAGATAAGCAGATGGTTTCTAGAGAACTTCCCGCCAAATAGATATCTAGAGGTCCACCTCAAATTAATCCAATTCGGTAGGGACTACTGCCGGGCGCGCGCGCCGCGATGTAAAGAATGTCCAGTGGGGGACCTCTGCCCCTGGCCTGGTAAGATCAACGCGACGCCAGAAACGCAACGGCGTCCTTAGGTCCCAACTTCACTTTGATGGGGTCCGGCCCCTCTACTTCCCCCGTTCCTGCAATCCGTTCGAGCCTCCCGACGCCACTAGTGAGTATTAGGGCTTCCAGCTTCTCGTAGGAATGGTTGATGGCCACTACGAGGTCCTTGTTTCCCCCCTCAAACACCGATACCTCAACTCTGGGGTCTGTCGACAGGTAGCGGACGTCGAGCCCTGCCATATGGGCCAAGGCCGCGTATATTCTGTGATAACCTCTAAGCCAATCTACGCGCTCCATCTCCGCGAGGATAATCTCGAAGGGTATTGTCGAAAGCACGGCGTTCTTCCTGGCGACTAAAACAGGCCTATTTCTGTGGTCCACGGCTATGACATCGGCGTCTATCGGCTTTATCGCATAGGTGTAGACCGAATCATCTAGGGCGAACTCGAGCTCCTCTCCGGCCTTTATGGGCCCGAAGTCCTTGACGAACTTCATCCTAAATATGCCGCTGTAGCGGAGCCCCACACTGCCGGGAATCAACGTGTTGTCCACGCCGAAGAGGTCGCGCCAGAGGTGCGTAGCGGCCTCGTGGAGCGCCGAGGCTCCTCTGAACTTCCTGAAAAACGAGGCGTAGACAGTCCCCCCGGACGTCGCGACCTCATATGCGAGGCGCCAAGTGGTCGCCAGCGCCGAAAGCGCCGAGGGGAATATGAGCAACTTCTTCCCCCTAACCCTATCCCTAGACAGCTCGTAGATGGAGGATATACGTAAGCCGGCCATAAAGCCCAGCGAAAGCGCCATCAAGGCTGGCTTCACTCCAGGATAGTTGCGCCAGCTCTGTTGTACGAACTCGTAGTCCCTATACATGTAGAAGGGCACGACGACCGAGGCGAGGGCCTCGGGCCTTTTGAACTCTCTGCCTAAGCCGGCCTCTTCAAGCGCCTTGAGGTCCTCCGAAAACTTCTTGACGGCTATGGCGGCCGGCTTTAAGCTGCCGTCGGCCCTCACGAGGCCGAACCCCAGCTCTAAGAGTCTCCACTCGTACGGCGGATCGCCCTCCTGCGCGAAGTCGGAAAAACACCAGATAAACGCGCCGATGGCTCCATGGGCCAGAGAGGACCAAAGGACGTCGTTTATGAACCTCGCGTGTAGGTCCTCCGAGAATTGATATGTGCTGAAGCCGAACTCCTCCAATAAGACCGGCATCTCTCCGTCGTTAGAGAAGAGCTCTATATAGGCGGGATAGAGGTAGGAATGGCGTATAGGGTCCGTGTCGTATAGATATAGGTGGGGCCCCACCCAATCCACGAGCCCCTTGACGTTAGGAGTCTCCTGCAGATAGGAGTCGGGCACGTCGCCGGATGAAAACGGATGGGCGGAATCTGCCGACTTGACGGCAGAGGAGTAGGCTCTCAGCAAATTCATAGCCTCCTCTCTATTCCTGGCTCGCTTCACGAGGCTGAGCTCGTTGCTTAAAATCCACCCGCCCAGCGCCCTATGCCCTCTAAGCCTCTCGACAATCTTTGAGACAGAGTTGACGCCCCGGCTCACCGCGGAGGGCTCGTACACGTCCCAATCGGGGGCCCACGGCAAGGCCCAATTGCGGCCCGACATATGGCCGACTATTAAAGTGGGAAAGCCCACAAGTCCCCTCTCGCCCAGCATGTCCATAAACTGGCCTAACCGCGCCAACGCGCTTTCGGACACACCGCCGTACCGGTCGAAGAAGTCCTCCGCCAAAATGAAGAAGCGGACGCCCCTTAT
This region includes:
- a CDS encoding glycoside hydrolase family 42; protein product: MFLLGVNYWPRKHNIKMWKEWNYDDIKEDLDAIRALGIRGVRFFILAEDFFDRYGGVSESALARLGQFMDMLGERGLVGFPTLIVGHMSGRNWALPWAPDWDVYEPSAVSRGVNSVSKIVERLRGHRALGGWILSNELSLVKRARNREEAMNLLRAYSSAVKSADSAHPFSSGDVPDSYLQETPNVKGLVDWVGPHLYLYDTDPIRHSYLYPAYIELFSNDGEMPVLLEEFGFSTYQFSEDLHARFINDVLWSSLAHGAIGAFIWCFSDFAQEGDPPYEWRLLELGFGLVRADGSLKPAAIAVKKFSEDLKALEEAGLGREFKRPEALASVVVPFYMYRDYEFVQQSWRNYPGVKPALMALSLGFMAGLRISSIYELSRDRVRGKKLLIFPSALSALATTWRLAYEVATSGGTVYASFFRKFRGASALHEAATHLWRDLFGVDNTLIPGSVGLRYSGIFRMKFVKDFGPIKAGEELEFALDDSVYTYAIKPIDADVIAVDHRNRPVLVARKNAVLSTIPFEIILAEMERVDWLRGYHRIYAALAHMAGLDVRYLSTDPRVEVSVFEGGNKDLVVAINHSYEKLEALILTSGVGRLERIAGTGEVEGPDPIKVKLGPKDAVAFLASR
- the nth gene encoding endonuclease III, with amino-acid sequence MADLRLLVEKAVSAVELREEEFVAPVLRKAGVNLFELLVAVILTQNTSDRNAFRAYYNLKGAVGEITPQALLALGEEKLAELIRPAGMNRIRAKNLIELSRRVLDVDLNSMRDMPADKARAFLKSLPGVGDKTADVILVNLGKPAFPVDTHITRIATRWGIGKKYEEISRWFLENFPPNRYLEVHLKLIQFGRDYCRARAPRCKECPVGDLCPWPGKINATPETQRRP